A genome region from Bordetella genomosp. 10 includes the following:
- a CDS encoding LysR family transcriptional regulator, translated as MSTLITLRHLRSFVAVADTGSFTRAAERLFLTQSSLSSTIHQLEDEVGVKLFERTTRSVTLTPAARHLHQQASTLLQQFDTMISDLRAVALHQHGHLRIAAAPSIVAWLLIPALPRFQADYPHVTLSVREAGSAEIERRVRDGDVDFGITSRLLDYDDLDYVPLLRDRYGIACSADHPLATPGEEVHWSQVSAHRNDLVGLASDTQVGIVHRQTLQDFNVAEPREEVSSSTSLYPMLQLGGRLCILPRLTAFTHQLEQLPFRMLRDPVLYRELFLVSRSLRSLSSTAQALQQALLDTLGERELPEGISLSPAPAAAHPPDEGDGAPPA; from the coding sequence ATGTCCACGCTCATCACGCTGCGTCATCTGCGCAGCTTCGTCGCGGTCGCCGATACGGGGTCCTTCACCCGCGCGGCGGAACGCCTGTTCCTGACGCAATCCTCGCTGAGCTCCACCATCCATCAACTGGAAGACGAGGTGGGCGTCAAGCTGTTCGAGCGCACCACGCGCAGCGTCACCCTGACCCCGGCCGCCCGCCACCTGCATCAACAGGCCAGCACCCTGCTACAGCAGTTCGACACCATGATCAGCGACCTGCGCGCCGTGGCCCTGCACCAGCACGGCCACCTGCGCATCGCCGCCGCGCCGTCCATCGTCGCCTGGCTGCTGATCCCCGCCCTGCCCCGTTTCCAGGCCGACTATCCCCACGTCACGCTGTCCGTGCGCGAAGCCGGCTCGGCGGAAATCGAGCGCCGCGTGCGCGACGGCGACGTCGACTTCGGCATCACCAGCCGCCTGCTGGACTACGACGACCTGGACTACGTCCCGCTGCTGCGCGACCGCTACGGCATCGCCTGCAGCGCCGACCATCCGCTGGCCACGCCGGGCGAAGAGGTCCACTGGTCGCAGGTCTCCGCGCACCGGAACGACCTGGTGGGCCTGGCCTCCGATACGCAGGTCGGCATCGTGCACCGCCAGACCCTGCAAGACTTCAACGTGGCCGAGCCGCGCGAGGAAGTCTCCAGTTCGACCTCGCTCTACCCCATGCTGCAACTCGGCGGCCGGCTGTGCATCCTGCCCCGCCTGACCGCCTTTACCCACCAACTGGAGCAACTGCCCTTCCGCATGTTGCGCGACCCGGTGCTGTACCGGGAACTGTTCCTGGTGTCGCGCAGCCTGCGGTCGCTGTCCTCGACCGCGCAGGCCTTGCAGCAAGCCCTGCTGGACACGCTGGGCGAACGCGAATTGCCGGAGGGCATCTCGCTGTCCCCCGCGCCGGCGGCGGCCCATCCGCCGGACGAAGGAGACGGCGCGCCGCCCGCATAG
- a CDS encoding NADH:flavin oxidoreductase/NADH oxidase, with protein MMTVQPEAAAHPLPRLFTPCTLRGLTLRNRVVVSPMCQYVSNDGAATDWHLVHLGKFAMGGAGLVFCEETAVEASGRKTYGCAGMYDDRHVAAARRVNDFIHAAGAASGIQLGHAGRKASCGPPWTNFRPLTDDDARQGMPPWRGVSASELPAKPGALVPHALDEAEIRALIQTWRTAAQRSVDAGYDVCEVHGAHGYLIHQFLSPLANLRTDGWGGDLAGRMRLALEIAEAVRQVWPADRPVFFRVSAVDGDGGAWDMDDTVVLARALRERGVDVVTCSSGGINGPLNMAVVPRVPGYQVPYAERVRREAGIASCAVGLITEPAHAERILQQGQADLVALARELMADPNWPVRAANELGVPDYLGLLPRDYAWWLRRREDIRALGKEG; from the coding sequence ATGATGACCGTCCAACCCGAGGCCGCCGCCCATCCCTTGCCGCGACTCTTCACGCCTTGCACCTTGCGCGGCCTGACGCTGCGCAACCGCGTCGTCGTCTCTCCCATGTGCCAGTACGTCTCGAACGACGGCGCGGCCACGGACTGGCATCTGGTGCACCTGGGGAAGTTCGCCATGGGCGGTGCCGGCCTGGTGTTCTGCGAGGAAACCGCCGTCGAGGCGAGCGGCCGCAAGACCTATGGCTGCGCCGGCATGTACGACGATCGCCACGTCGCCGCCGCGCGCCGCGTCAACGACTTCATCCATGCGGCGGGGGCGGCGTCCGGCATCCAGTTGGGGCACGCCGGGCGCAAGGCCTCTTGCGGACCGCCCTGGACCAACTTCCGTCCGCTGACCGACGACGACGCCCGGCAAGGCATGCCGCCCTGGCGCGGCGTGTCCGCCAGCGAATTGCCGGCCAAGCCCGGCGCGCTGGTTCCCCACGCGCTGGACGAGGCGGAAATCCGCGCCCTGATCCAGACCTGGCGCACGGCTGCGCAGCGCAGCGTGGACGCCGGCTACGACGTGTGCGAAGTCCATGGCGCGCACGGCTACCTGATCCATCAATTCCTCTCGCCGCTGGCCAATCTGCGGACCGACGGCTGGGGCGGCGACCTGGCCGGCCGCATGCGCCTGGCCCTGGAAATCGCCGAGGCGGTGCGCCAGGTCTGGCCGGCGGACAGGCCGGTGTTCTTCCGCGTGTCCGCCGTGGACGGCGACGGCGGCGCCTGGGACATGGACGATACCGTGGTGCTGGCGCGGGCCTTGCGCGAGCGCGGCGTCGACGTGGTGACCTGCTCGTCGGGCGGCATCAACGGTCCCTTGAACATGGCGGTGGTGCCGCGCGTTCCGGGCTACCAGGTGCCGTATGCCGAGCGCGTGCGCAGGGAGGCGGGCATCGCGTCCTGCGCGGTGGGCCTGATCACGGAGCCGGCGCACGCCGAGCGCATCCTGCAACAAGGGCAGGCGGACCTCGTCGCCCTGGCGCGCGAGCTGATGGCGGACCCCAATTGGCCGGTGCGCGCGGCGAACGAACTGGGCGTGCCGGATTACCTGGGGCTGCTGCCCAGGGATTATGCATGGTGGCTGCGGCGGCGGGAGGACATCCGCGCGTTGGGCAAGGAAGGGTAG
- a CDS encoding ABC transporter ATP-binding protein produces MALLEVEDLNVDFRGDGGWTRAVSDVGFSVGENASLGIVGESGSGKSVCALSILRLHHRRMSRMPGARIRFDGRDLLTLSNRELRRVRGADIAMIFQDPMTSLNPVLTVADQIGETLRIHQGLDKSAARRRAVELLDMVRIPDAARRVDEYPHRLSGGMRQRVMIAMAIACRPRLLIADEPTTALDVTIQAQIMQLLRELQAEIGMSVILISHDLGLVAEFVQRVVVMYAGHVVEEADAADIFTRPLHPYTEGLLRAIPRLDHDARRLPAIPGNIPAAGNWPQGCRFSPRCALAEPGCLAAPPPLDDLAGGRRLRCPPRRAMALADALEGVA; encoded by the coding sequence ATGGCCCTGTTGGAAGTCGAAGACCTGAACGTGGATTTTCGCGGCGACGGCGGCTGGACCCGCGCCGTCAGCGACGTCGGCTTTTCCGTCGGCGAGAACGCCTCGCTGGGCATCGTGGGCGAATCGGGCAGCGGCAAGAGCGTGTGCGCGCTGTCCATCCTGCGGCTGCACCACCGGCGCATGTCGCGCATGCCGGGCGCGCGCATCCGCTTCGACGGCCGCGACCTGCTGACGCTTTCGAACCGCGAACTGCGCCGGGTGCGCGGCGCGGACATCGCGATGATCTTCCAGGACCCCATGACGTCGCTGAACCCGGTGCTGACCGTCGCCGACCAGATCGGCGAGACGCTGCGCATCCACCAGGGCCTGGACAAGTCCGCGGCGCGGCGCCGCGCGGTGGAGCTGCTGGACATGGTGCGCATTCCGGACGCGGCGCGCCGGGTCGACGAGTATCCGCATCGCCTGTCGGGCGGCATGCGCCAGCGGGTGATGATCGCCATGGCCATCGCCTGCCGGCCGCGGCTGCTGATCGCCGACGAGCCGACCACGGCGCTGGACGTGACCATCCAGGCGCAGATCATGCAGTTGCTGCGCGAGCTGCAGGCGGAGATCGGCATGTCCGTCATCCTGATCTCGCACGACCTGGGACTGGTCGCCGAATTCGTGCAACGGGTGGTCGTGATGTACGCGGGGCACGTGGTGGAGGAGGCCGACGCGGCCGATATCTTCACGCGGCCGCTGCATCCCTACACCGAAGGGCTGCTGCGCGCGATTCCCAGGCTGGACCACGACGCGCGCCGGCTGCCGGCGATCCCGGGCAATATCCCCGCCGCCGGCAACTGGCCGCAAGGCTGCCGCTTCAGCCCGCGCTGCGCCCTCGCGGAACCGGGCTGCCTGGCCGCGCCGCCGCCGCTGGACGACCTGGCCGGCGGCCGGCGCCTGCGCTGTCCGCCACGGCGCGCCATGGCGCTCGCCGATGCGTTGGAGGGGGTGGCATGA
- a CDS encoding ABC transporter permease: protein MSRIVSARIAQALPVMLIVAILTFFLMHMLPGDPAVIIAGDQAGPEAVAAIRHSLGLDRPLPEQLWLWLTHLAHGNFGDSLVLNQPVLQAVTERLPVTLSLAAVAFVITVPVGVGLGIVAAFWRNSWIDSAVMGFALLGVSLPSFWVGTISVILFSVNLGWLPTAGYVPIAEGGVGEWFASLVQPAVVLALFQIGFLARMTRSEMLEILDQDFVRTARAKGVSEFATVGKHAFRNTLVSVVTVGGYILSLLIGGSVVVEQVFALPGVGRLLVQAIMSRDYPTVQGTMLLLGFAFVLINVLIDVLYTYLDPRVRYD from the coding sequence ATGTCCCGTATCGTGTCCGCGCGGATCGCCCAGGCCCTGCCCGTGATGTTGATCGTGGCGATCCTCACTTTCTTCCTGATGCACATGCTGCCCGGCGACCCGGCGGTCATCATCGCCGGCGACCAGGCCGGGCCGGAGGCCGTGGCGGCCATCCGCCATAGCCTGGGCCTGGACCGGCCGCTGCCGGAACAGCTCTGGCTGTGGCTGACGCACCTGGCGCACGGCAATTTCGGCGATTCGCTGGTGTTGAACCAGCCGGTGCTGCAGGCGGTCACGGAGCGCCTGCCGGTGACCTTGTCGCTGGCCGCCGTGGCCTTCGTCATTACCGTGCCGGTGGGCGTGGGCCTGGGCATCGTCGCCGCGTTCTGGCGCAACTCGTGGATCGACTCCGCGGTGATGGGCTTCGCCCTGCTGGGGGTATCGCTGCCCAGTTTCTGGGTCGGCACCATTTCGGTGATTCTCTTCAGCGTCAACCTGGGATGGCTGCCGACCGCGGGCTACGTGCCGATCGCGGAAGGCGGGGTGGGGGAGTGGTTCGCCTCGCTGGTGCAGCCGGCGGTGGTGCTGGCCTTGTTCCAGATCGGTTTCCTGGCGCGCATGACGCGGTCCGAAATGCTGGAAATCCTCGACCAGGATTTCGTCCGCACCGCGCGCGCCAAGGGCGTGTCGGAGTTCGCCACGGTGGGCAAGCATGCCTTCCGCAATACGCTGGTGTCGGTGGTGACGGTGGGCGGCTATATCCTGAGCCTGCTGATCGGCGGGTCGGTGGTGGTCGAGCAGGTGTTCGCGCTGCCGGGCGTGGGGCGGCTGCTGGTGCAGGCCATCATGTCGCGCGACTACCCTACGGTGCAGGGCACGATGCTGCTGCTGGGTTTCGCCTTCGTGTTGATCAACGTCCTGATCGACGTGCTCTACACCTACCTGGACCCGCGGGTGCGCTATGACTGA
- a CDS encoding ABC transporter substrate-binding protein produces MVLKRTLTVAALLGAMSLAAAPAAEDAPKKGGTLVYADLSGPNTLDPQVAASMVDLEVVHHIYEGLVAMDAKYNAKPMLAREAKVSDDNKTYTFVLRKGVKFHNGKVMTSADVKATFERYARVSPNKSVLDDVAGYETPDADTFVIHLKHSNTVFLDVLKTPVYPFVILPAEEKDKPARGVDVIGTGPFKLGQWVKDSYLTLQRFDGYTPDDSAGGPDGLAGKRTAYVDTVRFNFVPEANARVAAMQTGEAVFTAAIPPELLARLKPMKYLESFTTYPACQQYFIVNTQQPPTDKVEVRQAIRTAVHVDDIMKVIGASRKNHSMVYPDGPYYGGEVTDGRYNQNDPKKAAELLKQAGYQNEPIVLQTNNNYDYMRDALLVLSEQLKKAGMNAKMDITDWTTNASNMQSGKGNWNVSTTTFCANPLLGPQQWQAMIYNFPHVKNDKVLDDAYDTFYKTPDMAGRKAAWLTIEQRVLDQAYMIKVADRGNVQVINTRKAGGFEPYYLNHFWNVWLK; encoded by the coding sequence ATGGTTTTGAAACGCACACTGACGGTTGCGGCGCTGCTCGGCGCGATGTCCCTGGCGGCGGCCCCCGCGGCGGAGGACGCGCCGAAGAAGGGCGGCACGCTGGTCTACGCCGACCTGTCCGGCCCCAACACCCTGGACCCGCAGGTCGCCGCCAGCATGGTGGACCTGGAAGTCGTCCATCATATCTACGAAGGCCTGGTGGCCATGGACGCCAAGTACAACGCCAAGCCCATGCTGGCGCGCGAGGCCAAGGTCAGCGACGACAACAAGACCTATACCTTCGTCCTGCGCAAGGGCGTCAAGTTCCACAACGGCAAGGTCATGACCTCGGCCGATGTCAAGGCCACGTTCGAACGCTACGCGCGGGTCAGCCCCAACAAGTCCGTGCTCGACGACGTGGCCGGCTACGAGACGCCGGACGCGGACACCTTCGTCATCCACCTGAAGCATTCCAATACGGTCTTCCTGGACGTGCTGAAGACCCCCGTCTATCCCTTCGTCATCCTGCCCGCCGAGGAGAAGGACAAGCCGGCGCGCGGCGTCGACGTCATCGGCACCGGCCCCTTCAAGCTGGGACAGTGGGTGAAGGATAGCTACCTGACGCTGCAGCGCTTCGACGGCTACACGCCCGACGACAGCGCCGGCGGTCCGGACGGCCTGGCCGGCAAGCGCACCGCCTACGTGGACACGGTGCGCTTCAACTTCGTGCCCGAGGCCAATGCCCGGGTCGCGGCCATGCAGACCGGCGAGGCGGTCTTCACCGCGGCGATACCGCCCGAACTGCTGGCGCGCCTGAAGCCGATGAAGTACCTGGAATCGTTCACGACCTATCCCGCCTGCCAGCAGTACTTCATCGTCAATACCCAGCAGCCGCCCACCGACAAGGTGGAGGTGCGCCAGGCCATACGCACGGCGGTGCACGTGGACGACATCATGAAAGTGATAGGCGCGTCGCGCAAGAATCACTCGATGGTGTACCCGGACGGCCCGTACTACGGCGGCGAGGTCACCGACGGCCGCTACAACCAGAACGATCCGAAGAAAGCCGCGGAGCTGCTCAAGCAGGCGGGCTACCAGAACGAGCCCATCGTGCTGCAGACCAACAACAACTACGACTACATGCGCGATGCCTTGCTGGTGTTGTCGGAGCAGTTGAAGAAAGCCGGCATGAACGCCAAGATGGACATCACGGACTGGACGACGAACGCCTCCAACATGCAGTCCGGCAAGGGCAACTGGAACGTGTCGACCACCACGTTCTGCGCCAATCCGCTGCTGGGCCCGCAGCAGTGGCAGGCCATGATCTACAACTTCCCGCACGTCAAGAACGACAAGGTGCTGGACGATGCCTACGACACTTTCTACAAGACGCCCGACATGGCCGGCCGCAAGGCCGCGTGGCTGACCATCGAGCAGCGCGTCCTGGACCAGGCCTACATGATCAAGGTGGCCGACCGCGGCAACGTGCAGGTGATCAACACGCGCAAGGCGGGCGGCTTCGAGCCGTATTACCTGAATCATTTCTGGAACGTCTGGCTCAAGTAA
- a CDS encoding N,N-dimethylformamidase beta subunit family domain-containing protein: MSRARPEFGAFNQRPRPTSVMHPDQGWHVSHWYEAPREDPALPEVYVYTNAMSYAPGETVVFHGSSTAPRFSLEIWRDGVTPDCVHARDEVPGTFAPMPPAAYRDGCGWPEVHRWTVPADAASGFYRVAAWCERADGSRFLQHHFFVVRPAAGQPRRQGRFLFLLSTSTWTAYNDWGGANSYDGIDGPNGKQFSPTLSTLRPWTRGLVWLPPGAPRLCDPVPRGAGEAPRYPTKEWAYTNGYAQYYASSGWAQFERHFAVWAEREGYAFDTITQTDLHYRPELLDAYGTVVIAGHDEYWTRQMREAIDRYVDGGGRVARFAGNFMWQIRLEEEGARQVCYKARADTEDPVAGGPDNTYLTGAWEQQSVNWPGATTFGVNGWRGTYSSWGGFAPRASRGFTVYRPRHWAFAGLDMHYGDVLGAEAGIFAYEVDGVEYTFRHGLPYPTHEDGVPRNTEILALSPAVHDEEMHDGEGFRYYIKDDGAARRTKALCGDDSPEAIERYKYGCGVIVSFTRGKGEVFTAGSCEWIMGLTRNCPYTQGITRNVLNRFLAAG, encoded by the coding sequence ATGTCTCGCGCTCGTCCCGAGTTCGGCGCCTTCAACCAGCGTCCCCGTCCCACCAGTGTCATGCACCCGGACCAGGGATGGCACGTCTCGCACTGGTACGAGGCGCCGCGCGAGGATCCCGCGCTGCCCGAGGTCTACGTGTACACGAACGCCATGTCGTACGCGCCGGGCGAGACGGTGGTCTTCCATGGCTCCAGCACGGCGCCGCGCTTCAGCCTGGAGATCTGGCGCGACGGCGTGACGCCGGACTGCGTCCACGCGCGCGACGAGGTGCCGGGCACGTTCGCGCCCATGCCGCCGGCCGCGTATCGCGATGGCTGCGGCTGGCCCGAGGTGCATCGCTGGACGGTGCCGGCGGACGCCGCCAGCGGTTTCTATCGCGTCGCCGCATGGTGCGAACGGGCCGACGGCTCGCGCTTCCTGCAGCATCACTTCTTCGTCGTGCGCCCCGCGGCGGGCCAGCCCCGGCGGCAGGGCCGATTCCTCTTCCTGCTGTCGACCTCCACCTGGACCGCCTACAACGATTGGGGCGGCGCCAATTCCTACGACGGCATCGACGGACCGAACGGCAAGCAGTTCTCGCCGACGCTGAGCACGCTGCGCCCCTGGACGCGCGGGCTGGTGTGGCTGCCGCCGGGCGCGCCGCGGCTGTGCGACCCGGTGCCGCGCGGCGCGGGCGAGGCGCCGCGCTATCCGACCAAGGAATGGGCCTACACCAACGGCTACGCCCAGTACTACGCCTCGTCGGGATGGGCGCAGTTCGAGCGCCATTTCGCCGTATGGGCCGAGCGCGAGGGGTATGCCTTCGACACCATCACGCAGACCGACCTGCATTACCGTCCGGAGCTGCTCGACGCTTACGGCACGGTGGTGATCGCCGGCCATGACGAATACTGGACCCGCCAGATGCGCGAGGCCATCGACCGCTATGTGGACGGCGGCGGCCGCGTGGCGCGCTTCGCCGGCAACTTCATGTGGCAGATCCGGCTCGAGGAGGAGGGCGCGCGCCAGGTCTGCTACAAGGCGCGGGCCGACACGGAGGACCCGGTGGCCGGCGGCCCCGACAACACCTACCTCACCGGCGCCTGGGAGCAGCAGTCCGTGAACTGGCCGGGCGCGACGACGTTCGGCGTCAACGGCTGGCGCGGCACCTATTCGTCGTGGGGCGGTTTCGCGCCGCGCGCCAGCCGCGGCTTCACGGTGTACCGGCCGCGCCATTGGGCCTTCGCCGGCCTGGACATGCACTACGGCGACGTGCTGGGGGCGGAGGCGGGCATCTTCGCCTACGAGGTGGACGGCGTGGAATACACCTTCCGCCACGGCCTGCCGTATCCCACCCACGAGGACGGCGTGCCCCGGAACACCGAGATCCTGGCGCTGTCGCCGGCCGTGCACGACGAGGAAATGCACGACGGCGAGGGCTTTCGCTACTACATCAAGGACGACGGCGCGGCGCGCCGCACCAAGGCCCTGTGCGGCGACGACAGCCCGGAGGCGATCGAGCGCTACAAGTACGGCTGCGGGGTCATCGTGTCGTTTACCCGGGGCAAGGGCGAGGTCTTCACCGCCGGCAGTTGCGAGTGGATCATGGGATTGACCAGGAACTGCCCGTACACGCAGGGGATCACGCGCAACGTGCTGAACCGCTTCCTGGCGGCTGGCTAG
- a CDS encoding Bug family tripartite tricarboxylate transporter substrate binding protein, whose translation MRTLRYTASALLAAFFCLAGLAGGGQACAENYPSRPIRMIIPWSVGGSTDMLGRLLAEGMGKRLGVAIVVENKPGATGTIGYAQVARSPGDGYTLLLGTNSTFAIAPHFYHDLPYDLQRDFRPIGMIGANQQVLCVQPQAPYKTVADLVKAAKAKPGAINYASSGVGGSSHLATELLMSTTGISMMHVPYRGGAPAVQALLGGQTEVGFVDISVAEPLIHSGKLRALGTSGAKRAPLLPDLPTLAESGVSGFESLTTFGLFAPAGTSDAIVQKLNTALNESLRDPALSKQLAAQGFELTPGPAQAYVAYAAEETRKWGSLIAQRHITLP comes from the coding sequence ATGCGTACGCTACGCTATACCGCAAGCGCGCTGCTTGCCGCGTTTTTCTGTCTGGCCGGCCTGGCGGGCGGCGGCCAGGCCTGCGCCGAGAACTATCCCTCGCGTCCGATACGCATGATCATTCCCTGGTCGGTGGGCGGGTCCACCGACATGCTGGGCCGGCTGCTGGCCGAGGGCATGGGCAAGCGCCTGGGCGTGGCCATCGTCGTGGAGAACAAGCCGGGCGCCACGGGCACCATCGGCTATGCGCAGGTGGCGCGTTCGCCGGGCGACGGCTACACCCTGCTGCTGGGCACCAACAGCACCTTCGCCATCGCGCCGCATTTCTACCACGACCTGCCGTACGACCTGCAACGCGATTTCCGTCCCATCGGCATGATAGGGGCCAACCAGCAGGTGCTGTGCGTGCAGCCGCAGGCGCCGTACAAGACGGTGGCGGACCTGGTCAAGGCGGCCAAGGCCAAGCCCGGCGCCATCAACTATGCCTCGTCGGGCGTCGGCGGATCCAGCCATCTGGCGACCGAGCTGCTGATGTCCACCACCGGCATCAGCATGATGCACGTGCCGTACCGGGGCGGCGCGCCCGCGGTGCAGGCCTTGCTGGGCGGACAGACCGAAGTCGGTTTCGTCGACATCAGCGTGGCCGAGCCCCTGATCCACAGCGGCAAGCTGCGCGCCCTGGGGACCAGCGGCGCCAAGCGCGCGCCCTTGCTGCCCGACCTTCCCACGCTGGCCGAATCGGGCGTGTCCGGCTTCGAGTCGCTGACCACGTTCGGCCTGTTCGCCCCCGCGGGCACGTCCGACGCCATCGTGCAGAAGCTGAACACGGCGCTCAACGAAAGCCTGCGCGATCCCGCCTTGTCGAAGCAACTGGCCGCGCAGGGCTTCGAGCTCACCCCGGGTCCGGCCCAGGCCTACGTTGCGTACGCGGCCGAGGAAACCCGCAAGTGGGGGAGCTTGATCGCCCAGCGGCATATTACGTTGCCCTGA
- a CDS encoding ABC transporter permease, with product MTDVATDAAIDKAQAQAQAQAQAETAPAQPRALVLKRLWRHRSFRIGAIVLLLIVGAAVLAPFISSGDPMTMQMVNRFHAPSGEFPFGADQYGRDVYTRVLYGARLSLWIGFSVAILSAIGGAVVGMAAGYFSRLDSILMRFMDALLAFPAILLAIGINAVLGPQVHSVIVALSCAYVPRTARIVRASVLVIRRLDYVDAARISGAGAWRILTRHILPNTLAPLLVSLTFVFAYAILAEATLSYLGIGPPPPTPSWGNIISEGRDYAVESWWIMLFPGLAISLSALAINLLGDGLRDVLDPRLKVEGN from the coding sequence ATGACTGACGTCGCGACGGACGCCGCCATCGACAAGGCCCAGGCCCAGGCCCAGGCCCAGGCCCAGGCCGAAACCGCACCCGCGCAGCCGCGCGCCCTCGTGCTCAAGCGGCTGTGGCGCCATCGTTCCTTCCGCATCGGCGCGATCGTCCTGCTGCTGATCGTCGGCGCCGCCGTGCTGGCGCCGTTCATCAGCTCAGGCGATCCGATGACCATGCAGATGGTGAACCGCTTCCACGCGCCGTCCGGCGAATTCCCGTTCGGCGCCGACCAGTATGGGCGCGACGTCTACACGCGGGTGCTGTACGGCGCGCGGCTGTCGCTGTGGATCGGCTTCAGCGTCGCCATCCTGTCGGCCATCGGCGGCGCCGTGGTGGGCATGGCGGCCGGCTATTTCTCGCGCCTGGACTCCATCCTGATGCGCTTCATGGACGCCTTGCTGGCGTTCCCCGCCATCCTGCTGGCCATCGGCATCAACGCCGTGCTGGGACCGCAGGTGCACAGCGTCATCGTCGCGCTGTCCTGTGCGTATGTGCCCCGCACCGCCCGTATCGTGCGGGCGTCGGTCCTGGTCATCCGTCGGCTGGACTACGTCGACGCGGCGCGCATCAGCGGCGCCGGCGCCTGGCGCATCCTGACGCGCCACATCCTGCCCAATACGCTGGCGCCCCTGCTGGTCTCGCTGACCTTCGTGTTCGCGTACGCCATCCTGGCGGAGGCCACGCTCAGCTACCTGGGCATCGGGCCGCCGCCGCCCACGCCAAGCTGGGGCAACATCATTTCGGAAGGCCGCGACTACGCGGTGGAATCGTGGTGGATCATGCTCTTTCCCGGACTGGCCATCAGCCTGTCCGCGCTGGCCATCAACCTCCTGGGCGACGGACTGCGCGACGTCCTGGACCCGCGGCTGAAAGTGGAGGGCAACTGA
- a CDS encoding ABC transporter ATP-binding protein, producing the protein MSAPGRPKRESSLGEEVAQRQEGTMHAPGRPKRESSLGEEVAQRQEGTPTRGAPIVQVDGLTRDFKLGRGAGNAVLRAVDNVSFQIGVGETLGLVGESGSGKSTIGRMMIGLLPPSQGDIRLFGRSIAGKPGQANLKAVRHRLQFVFQDPYSSLNPRMRVGDAVAEPIDIAGKLDGKARGERVAELFEMVGLPPSFASRFPHEFSGGQRQRIVIARALALNPDFVVCDEAVASLDVSMQAQIVNLLMDLQDKLGLSYLFIAHDLAVVRAISQRVAVLYAGEVVEIGAKRGLYAWPRHPYTQALLKAVPRPEVGRPRQPPIKGELLSVLDKPKGCSLAPRCPHAAERCREEKPRLREVEAGWQVACHFHETISPAAPGSLSQ; encoded by the coding sequence ATGAGCGCGCCGGGCCGCCCCAAGCGCGAATCCTCCCTTGGGGAGGAGGTCGCGCAGCGACAGGAGGGCACCATGCACGCGCCGGGCCGCCCCAAGCGCGAATCCTCCCTTGGGGAGGAGGTCGCGCAGCGACAGGAGGGCACACCAACCCGTGGTGCGCCGATTGTCCAGGTCGACGGCCTGACGCGCGATTTCAAGCTGGGGCGCGGCGCCGGCAATGCCGTGCTGCGCGCCGTCGACAACGTCAGTTTCCAGATCGGCGTGGGCGAGACCCTGGGCCTGGTCGGCGAGTCCGGTTCCGGCAAGTCGACCATAGGCCGGATGATGATAGGCCTGCTGCCGCCGTCGCAAGGCGACATCCGCCTGTTCGGCAGGTCGATCGCCGGCAAGCCGGGCCAGGCCAATCTGAAGGCCGTGCGCCACCGCCTGCAATTCGTTTTCCAGGATCCGTATTCGTCGCTGAATCCCCGCATGCGCGTGGGCGACGCCGTGGCCGAGCCCATCGACATCGCCGGCAAGCTGGACGGCAAGGCGCGCGGCGAGCGCGTCGCCGAACTCTTCGAGATGGTGGGCCTGCCGCCGTCCTTCGCCAGCCGCTTCCCGCACGAGTTCTCCGGCGGCCAGCGCCAGCGCATCGTCATCGCGCGCGCCCTGGCGCTGAACCCGGATTTCGTCGTCTGCGACGAGGCGGTGGCGTCGCTCGACGTGTCCATGCAGGCGCAGATCGTCAATCTGCTGATGGACCTGCAGGACAAGCTGGGCCTGAGCTACCTGTTCATCGCGCACGACCTGGCGGTGGTGCGCGCCATCTCGCAACGGGTGGCCGTGCTGTACGCGGGCGAGGTGGTCGAGATCGGCGCGAAGCGCGGTCTCTATGCCTGGCCCCGCCACCCCTACACGCAGGCCTTGCTCAAGGCGGTGCCGCGGCCGGAAGTCGGCCGTCCGCGCCAGCCTCCCATCAAGGGCGAGCTGCTGAGCGTGCTGGACAAGCCCAAGGGCTGCAGCCTGGCGCCGCGCTGCCCGCACGCCGCCGAGCGCTGCCGCGAGGAAAAACCCCGCTTGCGCGAGGTCGAGGCGGGCTGGCAGGTCGCCTGCCATTTCCACGAAACCATCAGCCCGGCCGCGCCGGGATCCCTGTCCCAGTAA